The following coding sequences are from one Scomber japonicus isolate fScoJap1 chromosome 3, fScoJap1.pri, whole genome shotgun sequence window:
- the LOC128355267 gene encoding von Willebrand factor A domain-containing protein 1-like: MKCFLVGFVFVWAMLQQSNMNLTLPATALNCCEGNILILLDSSGSVANYEFSRLVHFSAELLHPFSLGRGHVRVSLLHVGTTPHLEFGLDAHNKQESLQKALRRVKQLQGDTNTEAALRVAQHLLTETGTEVPRILLWLTDGVQPGEVDELMSELKAQGVSVLAVSTVYGNYQVLQRAVTPPLESHLYSVDIDNIDIITEDIREAIIKIICAKQLRVVQVTSHSAVLQWCPVISAGSGFYKLLYSAGNRNTVIRRNLPGGSSFAELTHLRPNTNYTALLTPESNQRLFDTLGVNFTTLPDVLSPSVVSVSDSGPHQIHVSWGPLQPAQVQRYTVEYGAIPSGLVQTVKLDSQKNSTLLTDLDPGTQYLITVSALHVDGKERAMSVKACTQKAALPALADLQLTPLEHQEAQVAWHAHEEGLRGYWLSWERENSFGSSKSSISSAYLPRTSRSMRLTHLSQSSRVCVSPVYNSGRGDGICCTAEKQRDSSQRG, from the exons ATGAAGTGCTTTTTAGTCGGTTTCGTTTTTGTCTGGGCGATGTTGCAGCAGAGCAACATGAACTTGACTCTACCTGCCACAG CATTAAACTGCTGTGAAGGCAATATTCTCATTTTGCTGGACTCCTCGGGAAGTGTGGCAAACTATGAGTTCTCACGCCTGGTGCACTTTTCTGCCGAGCTGCTTCACCCCTTCTCGCTGGGCCGTGGGCACGTGAGAGTCAGCCTGCTGCATGTAGGAACCACCCCACACCTTGAATTCGGCCTGGACGCCCACAACAAACAGGAAAGTCTGCAGAAAGCTCTGCGGAGGGTCAAACAGTTGCAGGGAGACACCAACACTGAGGCAGCACTCAGAGTGGCTCAGCATCTCCTGACAGAGACAGGGACTGAGGTGCCAAGGATCCTACTGTGGCTGACTGATGGCGTGCAGCCTGGAGAGGTGGATGAGTTGATGTCAGAGCTGAAGGCGCAGGGAGTTTCTGTGTTGGCTGTGTCTACAGTGTATGGCAACTACCAGGTGTTACAGCGCGCAGTGACACCTCCTCTAGAGTCCCACCTCTACTCTGTGGACATAGATAACATCGACATCATCACCGAGGACATAAGGGAGGCCAtcatca AAATTATTTGTGCAAAACAGCTGCGTGTGGTTCAGGTGACATCCCACAGTGCTGTGCTGCAGTGGTGTCCTGTTATAAGCGCAGGCAGCGGTTTCTATAAACTCTTGTATAGCGCTGGTAATAGGAACACTGTGATCAGACGCAATCTCCCGGGTGGCTCCAGCTTTGCAGAGCTGACCCACCTGAGGCCTAATACCAACTACACAGCCTTACTCACCCCAGAGTCCAACCAGAGGCTGTTTGATACTCTAGGAGTGAACTTCACCACTCTTCCTG ATGTTTTAAGCCCGTCAGTGGTCTCAGTGTCAGACTCCGGCCCTCATCAGATCCATGTGAGCTGGGGTCCCCTGCAGCCAGCTCAGGTCCAGAGATACACGGTGGAGTATGGAGCGATTCCAAGTGGCCTGGTCCAGACCGTGAAGTTAGACAGTCAAAAGAACTCCACTTTACTAACTGATCTGGATCCAGGCACTCAGTACCTGATCACAGTCAGTGCTCTGCATGtggatgggaaggaaagagCCATGTCTGTGAAAGCATGCACTCAGAAAG CAGCTCTGCCTGCCCTGGCTGACCTTCAGCTGACCCCACTGGAGCACCAGGAGGCACAGGTTGCATGGCATGCCCATGAGGAGGGCCTGAGAGGCTACTGGCTTAGTTGGGAGAGAGAAAACTCCTTCGGCTCCTCAAAGTCCTCAATTTCCTCCGCCTACCTGCCCCGTACCTCTCGTTCAATGCGGCTCACGCACCTCTCCCAAAGCAgtcgagtgtgtgtgtctcctgtgtACAACTCGGGCAGAGGAGATGGGATATGTTGCACTGCAGAGAAGCAAAGAG ATTCCAGTCAGAGGGGTTAA